TTAATTCAGATTACAGCCTCTGATCGCAAACAGATATTAACAAGGAGCTAACCGTGTTGACTAATTGCTTGTATTTATCTCTGCTTTCAAGCATTCTGTGCGTGTACGCAAATAGACGATTCAACATCGATTGATTTAGCGCACGTTACCGATTATATTGGATTAAGACCTAAATATCAGACGTTACATTTGTGTGTTTCCTATTCGACAGTTACGCGTAGTTGTATATCATTCATTTGCATATTTAACTTAtccattaaaacaataatgtacGGAAATTTCCTGTAGCCATAGCCatacctacaatctacatcCTTTCGTCCTACATCAATAACATAAATACTTGTGTGCTGATGTTTCAATACAATTGAAGTTTATACAATAAGTATGAGTCTGTTATTATCCTTGCAGTTTAATTGCGTAATAATGTTATGCGTAAGAAGCTCGTCGATCAGGTTACACACGTCATAGCGAATCGTGGTCAAGTCCGATACCATATAGAGTTGACCTcgaagttttaaaaatatagaatagGTACTTCAAAACAAGAATCATCTGCATTTTTTTCAGTTTAGAATAACAAATTCAATTTTGTTGTatgttattcatttttattacgatataaaatacaataatcaATGTTACTTAATTATGAGTCTTAACATTTGAGATTTCCGATAACAGAATATTCACCTTTGCATGTTGTTTACGTTAATCCAACCTaaacaacaactacatattacatataaaagtTAGTCAGTGTCCAATAAATACTGTGATAACTGAAATAATGTATACTGAGATCGAATTCCACCATTGTAAGCGCCAGATATTCTGCGTGCAAAAATCTGAAAATCTTCAAGTTGTTGATAGcactgtttaaaataaatgaaatggaTGAAAGAGCAAAGTTCGGTGGGATTAGAATGATGATAGAAAGTGACGTCACAACTTGCACATTGCCTATCAAAAGATTCGCGTTGCGCGCCTTGGTTGATTCAAGCAATGTACGTACGTGTATTTATACGCGACGTAACCGGCGAGATATATCGCATGCCTGCTCTGACTGGTTTATGGTCTGTTAAATTTACCCCTTTGATGTTATATTCAAAACTCTAATCACGGTTCTTTTCTGTTTCAGAACTGCCCGCGGAAGAAGGTAAGCAATGGAAACAACAGCtgatctattaaaatatattcataaatatttcagtcaaGTCAAATCTGCAATCGCGTTTATGTACATTATACTCCAAGATGATGTTTCTCAAAATCTAATATTCAACATTATGTAATAACACATTGAGCATACTGTATCAGTTTTATATGCTATATGCATACGTGGGAAGTACTCTTTGAAGCAATAAAATGCtcgtttttttatgttaatgtaAACAAAGTTATATTCTTATCCACATTCCGAAAATGCtgatacattaatattatattttcgtttATCGTATTATTCAATACACTTGTTTTTGATCCTATGATATAAGTCGTAAAagtgtataaaaatgttatatttctcATTTTCTCCATAGGTAAAAGTATATGGCAGTTAGTTTTGGAACAATTCGACGATCTGTTAGTCAAGATTTTGCTGTTAGCCGctattatttcttttgtaagtatattcagttataaaaatttatttatgtttcgGCCTTTTCCATAATTCTAATActcattatttttctacaggtATTAGCTTTATTTGAAGAACACGAAGATGCCTTCTCAGCATTCGTAGAACcttttgttattttactaATTCTTATTGCTAACGCTGTAGTAGGAGTATGGCAGGTAACTTGgatgattgtttttttttttattgttaaatattttcgattttataaataattaatttctcaCTTATTTATAGGAAAGAAATGCAGAATCCGCCATCGAAGCTTTAAAAGAATACGAACCCGAAATGGGTAAGGTCGTAAGAGGAGACAAATCCGGCGTGCAAAAAATTCGGGCGAAAGAAATTGTACCTGGTGACATCGTAGAGGTGTCTGTAGGTGACAAAATTCCCGCCGATATCCGccttattaagatttattccACCACAATCCGTATTGACCAGTCTATCTTGACTGGTGAATCCGTGTCGGTTATCAAGCATACCGATGCCATCCCCGACCCTCGCGCTGTGAACCAAGACAAAAAGAACATTCTCTTCTCCGGTACCAATGTTGCTGCTGGCAAGGCCCGTGGTATCGTCATCGGTACTGGTCTGAACACTGCCATTGGTAAAATCCGTACTGAAATGTCCGAAACTGAAGAAATTAAGACACCTCTTCAACAGAAATTGGACGAGTTCGGTGAACAATTGTCTAAGGTTATCTCCGTCATCTGTGTCGCCGTATGGGCTATTAACATTGGTCACTTCAACGATCCTGCTCACGGTGGAAGCTGGATCAAGGGTGCCGTCTACTACTTCAAAATTGCTGTGGCTTTAGCCGTCGCTGCCATTCCAGAAGGTTTACCCGCTGTAATTACCACCTGTCTTGCCCTCGGTACGAGGAGAATGGCGAAGAAGAACGCTATTGTCAGGTCTTTGCCTTCCGTCGAAACTTTGGGTTGCACATCTGTCATCTGCTCAGACAAAACCGGTACATTGACCACCAATCAAATGTCCGTTTCGCGCATGTTCATCTTCGAAAAGATTGAAGCCGGAGACAGCAGCTTCCTTGAATTCGAAATCACTGGCTCAACTTACGAACCTATTGGTGACGTCTACCTGAAGGGACAAAAAGTCAAGGCTTCTGAATTCGACTCTCTCCATGAATTGGCTACTATTTGCGTTATGTGCAATGACTCAGCTATCGACTTCAACGAGTTCAAACAGGCTTTCGAGAAGGTCGGTGAAGCTACCGAAACCGCTCTTATCGTGCTCGCCGAGAAGATGAATCCCTTCAACGTCTCCAAGACTGGTCTCGACCGCCGCTCATCTGCTATCGTCGTTCGTCAAGAAATCGAAACCAAGTGGAAGAAAGAATTCACCCTTGAGTTCTCCCGTGACAGGAAATCTATGTCTACCTACTGCACACCTCTTAAGCCATCCCGCCTCGGAACTGGACCCAAATTGTTCGTCAAGGGTGCGCCTGAAGGTGTATTGGACCGTTGTACCCACGCCCGTGTCGGAACCAGCAAAGTCGCCCTCAACTCCACCCTCAAGAACCGCATCTTGGATCTCACCCGCCAATATGGTACCGGCCGTGATACTCTGCGTTGCTTAGCTTTGGCTACCGCTGACAACCCACTGAAGCCTGAAGAAATGGACCTCGGAGACTCTACCAAATTCTTCACTTATGAAGTCAACCTTACTTTCGTCGGTGTCGTGGGCATGTTGGACCCTCCCCGTAAAGAAGTCTTCGACTCGATCGTCCGTTGCCGCGCTGCTGGTATCCGCGTCATTGTAATCACTGGTGACAACAAATCCACCGCTGAAGCTATCTGCAGGTAAACCAATATTCTAATTATACAAAAGAATTTGTTACACAAAATCAATCGAAAGATAtctaatacaaaatatgatttaGGCGTATTGGTGTATTCACTGAAGATGAGGACACAACTGGCAAATCTTTCTCTGGTCGTGAATTCGACGACTTGTCCGTCAACGAGCAACGCGCCGCCTGCGCTAAGGCCCGTCTCTTCTCTCGCGTGGAGCCCGCTCACAAATCCAAGATCGTTGAATACTTGCAGAGCATGAATGAAATCTCCGCTATggta
This is a stretch of genomic DNA from Colias croceus chromosome 4, ilColCroc2.1. It encodes these proteins:
- the LOC123691508 gene encoding calcium-transporting ATPase sarcoplasmic/endoplasmic reticulum type isoform X2 produces the protein MEDAHSKSVDEVLGFFGTDPDKGLTPDQIKRNQEKYGPNELPAEEGKSIWQLVLEQFDDLLVKILLLAAIISFVLALFEEHEDAFSAFVEPFVILLILIANAVVGVWQERNAESAIEALKEYEPEMGKVVRGDKSGVQKIRAKEIVPGDIVEVSVGDKIPADIRLIKIYSTTIRIDQSILTGESVSVIKHTDAIPDPRAVNQDKKNILFSGTNVAAGKARGIVIGTGLNTAIGKIRTEMSETEEIKTPLQQKLDEFGEQLSKVISVICVAVWAINIGHFNDPAHGGSWIKGAVYYFKIAVALAVAAIPEGLPAVITTCLALGTRRMAKKNAIVRSLPSVETLGCTSVICSDKTGTLTTNQMSVSRMFIFEKIEAGDSSFLEFEITGSTYEPIGDVYLKGQKVKASEFDSLHELATICVMCNDSAIDFNEFKQAFEKVGEATETALIVLAEKMNPFNVSKTGLDRRSSAIVVRQEIETKWKKEFTLEFSRDRKSMSTYCTPLKPSRLGTGPKLFVKGAPEGVLDRCTHARVGTSKVALNSTLKNRILDLTRQYGTGRDTLRCLALATADNPLKPEEMDLGDSTKFFTYEVNLTFVGVVGMLDPPRKEVFDSIVRCRAAGIRVIVITGDNKSTAEAICRRIGVFTEDEDTTGKSFSGREFDDLSVNEQRAACAKARLFSRVEPAHKSKIVEYLQSMNEISAMTGDGVNDAPALKKAEIGIAMGSGTAVAKSAAEMVLADDNFSSIVAAVEEGRAIYNNMKQFIRYLISSNIGEVVSIFLTAALGLPEALIPVQLLWVNLVTDGLPATALGFNPPDLDIMDKPPRKADEGLISGWLFFRYMAIGGYVGMATVGAASWWFMYSPYGPQMTYWQLTHHLQCLGGGDDFKGIDCKIFTDPHPMTMALSVLVTIEMLNAMNSLSENQSLVTMPPWSNMWLVGSMALSFTLHFVILYVEVLSAVFQVTPLSVDEWMTVMKFSVPVVLLDEVLKFVARKISDVNEVVVDKW
- the LOC123691508 gene encoding calcium-transporting ATPase sarcoplasmic/endoplasmic reticulum type isoform X1; protein product: MEDAHSKSVDEVLGFFGTDPDKGLTPDQIKRNQEKYGPNELPAEEGKSIWQLVLEQFDDLLVKILLLAAIISFVLALFEEHEDAFSAFVEPFVILLILIANAVVGVWQERNAESAIEALKEYEPEMGKVVRGDKSGVQKIRAKEIVPGDIVEVSVGDKIPADIRLIKIYSTTIRIDQSILTGESVSVIKHTDAIPDPRAVNQDKKNILFSGTNVAAGKARGIVIGTGLNTAIGKIRTEMSETEEIKTPLQQKLDEFGEQLSKVISVICVAVWAINIGHFNDPAHGGSWIKGAVYYFKIAVALAVAAIPEGLPAVITTCLALGTRRMAKKNAIVRSLPSVETLGCTSVICSDKTGTLTTNQMSVSRMFIFEKIEAGDSSFLEFEITGSTYEPIGDVYLKGQKVKASEFDSLHELATICVMCNDSAIDFNEFKQAFEKVGEATETALIVLAEKMNPFNVSKTGLDRRSSAIVVRQEIETKWKKEFTLEFSRDRKSMSTYCTPLKPSRLGTGPKLFVKGAPEGVLDRCTHARVGTSKVALNSTLKNRILDLTRQYGTGRDTLRCLALATADNPLKPEEMDLGDSTKFFTYEVNLTFVGVVGMLDPPRKEVFDSIVRCRAAGIRVIVITGDNKSTAEAICRRIGVFTEDEDTTGKSFSGREFDDLSVNEQRAACAKARLFSRVEPAHKSKIVEYLQSMNEISAMTGDGVNDAPALKKAEIGIAMGSGTAVAKSAAEMVLADDNFSSIVAAVEEGRAIYNNMKQFIRYLISSNIGEVVSIFLTAALGLPEALIPVQLLWVNLVTDGLPATALGFNPPDLDIMDKPPRKADEGLISGWLFFRYMAIGGYVGMATVGAASWWFMYSPYGPQMTYWQLTHHLQCLGGGDDFKGIDCKIFTDPHPMTMALSVLVTIEMLNAMNSLSENQSLVTMPPWSNMWLVGSMALSFTLHFVILYVEVLSAVFQVTPLSVDEWMTVMKFSVPVVLLDEVLKFVARKISDGERRHSLAHWLDGMQWIVLMWAVFFGIIIYGPI
- the LOC123691508 gene encoding calcium-transporting ATPase sarcoplasmic/endoplasmic reticulum type isoform X3; the protein is MEDAHSKSVDEVLGFFGTDPDKGLTPDQIKRNQEKYGPNELPAEEGKSIWQLVLEQFDDLLVKILLLAAIISFVLALFEEHEDAFSAFVEPFVILLILIANAVVGVWQERNAESAIEALKEYEPEMGKVVRGDKSGVQKIRAKEIVPGDIVEVSVGDKIPADIRLIKIYSTTIRIDQSILTGESVSVIKHTDAIPDPRAVNQDKKNILFSGTNVAAGKARGIVIGTGLNTAIGKIRTEMSETEEIKTPLQQKLDEFGEQLSKVISVICVAVWAINIGHFNDPAHGGSWIKGAVYYFKIAVALAVAAIPEGLPAVITTCLALGTRRMAKKNAIVRSLPSVETLGCTSVICSDKTGTLTTNQMSVSRMFIFEKIEAGDSSFLEFEITGSTYEPIGDVYLKGQKVKASEFDSLHELATICVMCNDSAIDFNEFKQAFEKVGEATETALIVLAEKMNPFNVSKTGLDRRSSAIVVRQEIETKWKKEFTLEFSRDRKSMSTYCTPLKPSRLGTGPKLFVKGAPEGVLDRCTHARVGTSKVALNSTLKNRILDLTRQYGTGRDTLRCLALATADNPLKPEEMDLGDSTKFFTYEVNLTFVGVVGMLDPPRKEVFDSIVRCRAAGIRVIVITGDNKSTAEAICRRIGVFTEDEDTTGKSFSGREFDDLSVNEQRAACAKARLFSRVEPAHKSKIVEYLQSMNEISAMTGDGVNDAPALKKAEIGIAMGSGTAVAKSAAEMVLADDNFSSIVAAVEEGRAIYNNMKQFIRYLISSNIGEVVSIFLTAALGLPEALIPVQLLWVNLVTDGLPATALGFNPPDLDIMDKPPRKADEGLISGWLFFRYMAIGGYVGMATVGAASWWFMYSPYGPQMTYWQLTHHLQCLGGGDDFKGIDCKIFTDPHPMTMALSVLVTIEMLNAMNSLSENQSLVTMPPWSNMWLVGSMALSFTLHFVILYVEVLSAVFQVTPLSVDEWMTVMKFSVPVVLLDEVLKFVARKISDATAWKV